From the genome of Pseudomonas mohnii:
TGACCAGCGGCGGGAAGAACTTGGTGATTCGAGAGAACACCGGGGTAATCAGCAAACCTATCAAGGACGCCGCAATCACCGCCCCCAGAATCGACTGAAACCCGCCCTCGCCGCCACTGCTGACAATCGCCACCATGGTCGCGACACCCGAGAACGACACGCCCTGTACCAGCGGTAACTGACAGCCGAAAAACGGTAGACCCAGGGTTTGCAGCAACGTGGCCAGCCCCCCCGCAAACAATGAAGCAGCAATCAACAAACCGATGTCCGCCGGCGAAAGCCCGGCTGCCTGACCGATGATCAAAGGCACCGCGACGATGCCGCCATACATGGTCAGAACATGTTGCAGGCCGTAAGCCATATTCGCGCCGACCCCGAGATTCTCATCTTCAGGCCGTTGGTGTGAAACATGGGGCGTTTTCATGTTAGGGGGTTCCCTGGTTTTTGTTATGCGCACACTGTATTCAAGACTCACGACAACTGTCTATAGAATTGTATACAACTGGCAAGTCAAATTATGAACGGTTGCCCATGCAGTCTGTGTGCCACTGTGTGCAATATCCAAAAAACCACGGAACATATCCGTCGCGCCCATCACTCCTGCGTCCACCTGTCTTTTGAGTTCCTGGCGACCATCAGCCGTTTTCATCGGCACATCAAGTGCTCCGGGCGTGCTGACCGAGCCTGACAAAGCAGAGACCAACAGGGTCTGGAAAGCCTGAAAACCGGCTTTGGCAAGCCCTCAGTGAAATTCATAAGGTGATGGCGCCTCAAGCTCAGTCCTGAAAAAGCGCGAAAAAGGGGCAGAATGATCCAGTTCGCCCATTTCTTGTGTGCACGATTAACCGCCTATTGCGTCACTATCAATCGCTCAAGTGTGCGCACCAACGTCGCTTGGGGTGGCACACGTATATCGAACTCGCTTTCCAGCAAGTCGATTAACTCCTGTACATCGGCCACCTGCCGGCGTTCGCTGTCACGTCCCAGGCGATGAATCGCAAAACTGCCGTTGTTGAGCGTACGTCGCCACCCCTCCCCGGTCCGCGCCACCATCAATTGCCTGGCGAACGTTGATTCGGGGTGAGTCGAGACATACCAGTTGCCGACGGCGTAATCGATGTCTTCCTGGCGCTGCAGGTCGAAGATGTACATCGCTCGCCATTCGTCCGCGACCCTGGCGCTCAGGATGTAGCCATCGGCGTGCTGTTCGATGCGATACGACTCATGTGGCGTGAGTTGTTCATCGGCGATATCAAGCAGCAGCGGCGCAGTCGGCACCATGCCGCCGAAGCCAACGTCGCTGATGTAACGCACGCCGTCCAGGGTGACCAGGCTCAAGCGGTGAGTGCGGGCTGTCCACGCGCCTTCGGGCTGGCCCATGACCACCCGGCCGCTGATCCCACGCGCCTCGAATCCGAGCGACTGAAGCAAGGCCAGGTACAGATTATTGAGTTCGTAGCAGTACCCGCCTCGCCCCTCGTGCAGGACTTTCTTCTCGACCGAGGGCAAGTCGATCAGCACGGGTTCGCCGGATAACGTGGTCAGGTTTTCAAACGGGAACACGCCGGTATGGCGCAATTGCAGTTGTCGCAGGGTTTCCAGGGTCGGCGCCGGGGGCGCGCCAAAACCCAGGCGTCGCAGGTATAACGCGAGGTCGGTCAGGCGTGGCTCACTCATTGTTCAGTCCTTATGCACGCAGGCTGCGGATCGTTCCGCCGATGGGCGCTATGTATAAGGGAAGAACCGCCGTGGCCGACAATTGAATTAACCAATCGCCCCCACTCCTAATGTCAACGACGTTTGCGCGAATCCAGTTGAATCCAGGTCGGTGCGTGATCACTGGCGTGGGCTTCGTTGCGCACCCAGGCATCGACGCCAGCCGCCTGCAGATAAGGGCTCAAGGCCGGATTGAGCAGCAGGTGGTCGATGCGCAAGCCTGAATTCTTCTGCCAGTGTTGGCGAAAATAATCCCAAAAGGTGTAGAGCCGATCCTGCGGATACAGGTGTCGCAAGGCGTCGGTCCAGCCCTGATCCAGAAGGCGCTGATAACACTCGCGGCTCTCGGGTTGCAGCAGCGCATCCTTGAGCCACGAACGCGGGTTGTAGATGTCCAGGTCAGTGGGCACCACGTTGTAGTCACCGGCGAGCACCACCGGATGCTCGCTGCGCTGAAGGTCCCTGGCATAGGTAATCAGGCGCTCGAACCACGCCAGCTTGTAGTCGAACTTCGGCCCCGGCTGCGGGTTGCCATTGGGCAAGTACAGGCAGCCCACCAGCACGCCGTGAACGGCGGCTTCCAGGTACCGGCTCTGGCTATCGCCGTCATCGCCCGGCAAGCCTCGCCGGCTCTCCAAGGGCTGCGCATCCCGCGCCAGAATCGCCACGCCGTTCCACGCGGTCTGCCCCTGCCAGACGGCACCGTAACCGATGGCCTCCAGCTCAGCGGCGGGGAACATGCTGTCCACCGACTTGAGTTCCTGCAAACAGGCGATGT
Proteins encoded in this window:
- a CDS encoding arylamine N-acetyltransferase family protein, with translation MSEPRLTDLALYLRRLGFGAPPAPTLETLRQLQLRHTGVFPFENLTTLSGEPVLIDLPSVEKKVLHEGRGGYCYELNNLYLALLQSLGFEARGISGRVVMGQPEGAWTARTHRLSLVTLDGVRYISDVGFGGMVPTAPLLLDIADEQLTPHESYRIEQHADGYILSARVADEWRAMYIFDLQRQEDIDYAVGNWYVSTHPESTFARQLMVARTGEGWRRTLNNGSFAIHRLGRDSERRQVADVQELIDLLESEFDIRVPPQATLVRTLERLIVTQ
- a CDS encoding exodeoxyribonuclease III, translating into MKKLRIATFNVNGMRARLPNLLAWLAREQPDIACLQELKSVDSMFPAAELEAIGYGAVWQGQTAWNGVAILARDAQPLESRRGLPGDDGDSQSRYLEAAVHGVLVGCLYLPNGNPQPGPKFDYKLAWFERLITYARDLQRSEHPVVLAGDYNVVPTDLDIYNPRSWLKDALLQPESRECYQRLLDQGWTDALRHLYPQDRLYTFWDYFRQHWQKNSGLRIDHLLLNPALSPYLQAAGVDAWVRNEAHASDHAPTWIQLDSRKRR